In Cyprinus carpio isolate SPL01 unplaced genomic scaffold, ASM1834038v1 S000000001, whole genome shotgun sequence, one genomic interval encodes:
- the LOC109092179 gene encoding NACHT, LRR and PYD domains-containing protein 3-like isoform X2, with amino-acid sequence MSLADRIISHIKTSHSLYIMCHIPLFCWITATVLQDILIKNREETISTTLTEMYIHFLLIQMNIKSQKYDVKSEREYTENLDSNRTMILKLAKLAFEQLKKKNIVFCEKDLKACGIIVSKDTEFTGMIAEIFKKENGLHDKKVFSFVHLSVQEFLAAVHVFLCYLNKNMQELQFFFDKPEEKSTSQERQFFFDKPEENSTLQELLQKAVDKAMESKRGHLDLFLRFLMGITLESSQNLLQGLITHTEDTTESIRQTTQYIKQVLNSYSISDEASVNLFYCLLELKDRSLYEEIQKYLSSDAHPGRDLSSSMCTVLITVLLMSEKVLDEFNPKRFTSPSNYKRLIPAVRCCRKALFDGCGLDETCCETVSSALQSSDSHLRELDLSRNHLQDTGVKLLYDGLKSSHCQLEILRLCGCNLTAQSCESLSLALQSSTSRLRDLDLSNNNLNDSGVKLISDGLKSSHCQLEILRFSICNLTTPSCESLSSVLQSSNSRLKELDLTNNDLEDSGVKLLSDGLKINCNLEILRIFCRQ; translated from the exons ATGAGTCTGGCCGACAGAATCATCTCACATATTAAGACGTCTCATAGTctctacatcatgtgccacattccTCTTTTCTGCTGGATCACTGCCACAGTACTTCAGGATATTCTTATCAAGAACAGAGAAGAGACCATCAGCACAACActcactgaaatgtacatccacttcctgctgataCAGATGAACATCAAGAGCCAGAAGTATGATGTAAAATCAGAAAGAGAATATACAGAGAACTTAGATTCAAACAGAACAATGATTTTAAAGTTAGCGAAGCTAGCATTTGAACAgctgaagaagaaaaacattgtATTCTGTGAGAAAGATCTTAAAGCATGTGGTATTATTGTGAGTAAAGACACTGAGTTCACAGGAATGATCGCTGAGATCTTTAAAAAGGAAAATGGACTTCATGACAAGAAGGTCTTCTCCTTTGTGCATCTGAGTGTTCAAGAGTTTCTTGCTGCAGTGCATGTGTTCCTCTGTTACCTGAACAAAAACATGCAGGAGCTTCAGTTTTTCTTTGATAAGCCAGAAGAAAAAAGCACATCGCAGGAGCGACAGTTTTTCTTTGATAAGCCAGAAGAAAATAGCACATTGCAGGAGCTACTGCAGAAGGCTGTTGATAAAGCCATGGAGAGTAAGAGAGGTCATCTGGACCTGTTCCTGCGGTTTCTGATGGGCATTACACTGGAATCCAGTCAAAACCTGCTCCAAGGCCTGATCACACACACTGAAGACACCACAGAGAGCATCAGACAAACAACTCAATACATTAAACAAGTGCTAAACAGTTACTCTATCTCAGATGAAGCTTCAGTCAACCTATTCTACTGTTTGCTTGAGCTCAAGGATCGTTCATTATATGAGGAAATACAGAAATACCTCAGTTCAGATGCACATCCCGGAAGAGACCTCTCATCTTCAATGTGCACCGTGCTGATCACAGTACTGCTGATGTCAGAGAAGGTGCTGGATGAGTTCAACCCAAAGAGATTCACATCACCTTCAAACTACAAGAGACTCATTCCAGCTGTGAGATGCTGCAGAAAAGCCCT ATTTGATGGCTGTGGTCTTGATGAGACATGCTGTGAAACTGTATCTTCAGCTCTCCAATCATCAGACTCTcatctgagagagctggacctgagtagaAATCACTTGCAAGATACAGGAGTGAAGCTGCTGTatgatggactgaagagttcacactgtcagctggagatactgag GCTATGtggctgtaatctcactgctcagtcctgtgaaagtttatcattAGCTCTACAATCCTCAACCTCTCGTCTGAGAGatctggacctgagtaacaataaCCTGAATGATTCTGGAGTGAAGCttatttctgatggactgaagagttcacactgtcagctggagatactgag GTTTTCCATATGTAATCTCACTACTCCTTCTTGTGAGAGTTTGTCATCAGTTTTACAATCCTCAAACTCCCGCCTGAAAGAGCTGGATCTGACTAATAATGACCTGGAAGATTCAGgtgtgaagctgctttctgatggactgaagataAACTGTAACCTGGAAATACTGAG AATCTTTTGCAGACAATGA
- the LOC109092179 gene encoding NACHT, LRR and PYD domains-containing protein 3-like isoform X1, with amino-acid sequence MSLADRIISHIKTSHSLYIMCHIPLFCWITATVLQDILIKNREETISTTLTEMYIHFLLIQMNIKSQKYDVKSEREYTENLDSNRTMILKLAKLAFEQLKKKNIVFCEKDLKACGIIVSKDTEFTGMIAEIFKKENGLHDKKVFSFVHLSVQEFLAAVHVFLCYLNKNMQELQFFFDKPEEKSTSQERQFFFDKPEENSTLQELLQKAVDKAMESKRGHLDLFLRFLMGITLESSQNLLQGLITHTEDTTESIRQTTQYIKQVLNSYSISDEASVNLFYCLLELKDRSLYEEIQKYLSSDAHPGRDLSSSMCTVLITVLLMSEKVLDEFNPKRFTSPSNYKRLIPAVRCCRKALFDGCGLDETCCETVSSALQSSDSHLRELDLSRNHLQDTGVKLLYDGLKSSHCQLEILRLCGCNLTAQSCESLSLALQSSTSRLRDLDLSNNNLNDSGVKLISDGLKSSHCQLEILRFSICNLTTPSCESLSSVLQSSNSRLKELDLTNNDLEDSGVKLLSDGLKINCNLEILRLSGCMVTEEGCG; translated from the exons ATGAGTCTGGCCGACAGAATCATCTCACATATTAAGACGTCTCATAGTctctacatcatgtgccacattccTCTTTTCTGCTGGATCACTGCCACAGTACTTCAGGATATTCTTATCAAGAACAGAGAAGAGACCATCAGCACAACActcactgaaatgtacatccacttcctgctgataCAGATGAACATCAAGAGCCAGAAGTATGATGTAAAATCAGAAAGAGAATATACAGAGAACTTAGATTCAAACAGAACAATGATTTTAAAGTTAGCGAAGCTAGCATTTGAACAgctgaagaagaaaaacattgtATTCTGTGAGAAAGATCTTAAAGCATGTGGTATTATTGTGAGTAAAGACACTGAGTTCACAGGAATGATCGCTGAGATCTTTAAAAAGGAAAATGGACTTCATGACAAGAAGGTCTTCTCCTTTGTGCATCTGAGTGTTCAAGAGTTTCTTGCTGCAGTGCATGTGTTCCTCTGTTACCTGAACAAAAACATGCAGGAGCTTCAGTTTTTCTTTGATAAGCCAGAAGAAAAAAGCACATCGCAGGAGCGACAGTTTTTCTTTGATAAGCCAGAAGAAAATAGCACATTGCAGGAGCTACTGCAGAAGGCTGTTGATAAAGCCATGGAGAGTAAGAGAGGTCATCTGGACCTGTTCCTGCGGTTTCTGATGGGCATTACACTGGAATCCAGTCAAAACCTGCTCCAAGGCCTGATCACACACACTGAAGACACCACAGAGAGCATCAGACAAACAACTCAATACATTAAACAAGTGCTAAACAGTTACTCTATCTCAGATGAAGCTTCAGTCAACCTATTCTACTGTTTGCTTGAGCTCAAGGATCGTTCATTATATGAGGAAATACAGAAATACCTCAGTTCAGATGCACATCCCGGAAGAGACCTCTCATCTTCAATGTGCACCGTGCTGATCACAGTACTGCTGATGTCAGAGAAGGTGCTGGATGAGTTCAACCCAAAGAGATTCACATCACCTTCAAACTACAAGAGACTCATTCCAGCTGTGAGATGCTGCAGAAAAGCCCT ATTTGATGGCTGTGGTCTTGATGAGACATGCTGTGAAACTGTATCTTCAGCTCTCCAATCATCAGACTCTcatctgagagagctggacctgagtagaAATCACTTGCAAGATACAGGAGTGAAGCTGCTGTatgatggactgaagagttcacactgtcagctggagatactgag GCTATGtggctgtaatctcactgctcagtcctgtgaaagtttatcattAGCTCTACAATCCTCAACCTCTCGTCTGAGAGatctggacctgagtaacaataaCCTGAATGATTCTGGAGTGAAGCttatttctgatggactgaagagttcacactgtcagctggagatactgag GTTTTCCATATGTAATCTCACTACTCCTTCTTGTGAGAGTTTGTCATCAGTTTTACAATCCTCAAACTCCCGCCTGAAAGAGCTGGATCTGACTAATAATGACCTGGAAGATTCAGgtgtgaagctgctttctgatggactgaagataAACTGTAACCTGGAAATACTGAG
- the LOC109092179 gene encoding protein NLRC3-like isoform X3, producing MSLADRIISHIKTSHSLYIMCHIPLFCWITATVLQDILIKNREETISTTLTEMYIHFLLIQMNIKSQKYDVKSEREYTENLDSNRTMILKLAKLAFEQLKKKNIVFCEKDLKACGIIVSKDTEFTGMIAEIFKKENGLHDKKVFSFVHLSVQEFLAAVHVFLCYLNKNMQELQFFFDKPEEKSTSQERQFFFDKPEENSTLQELLQKAVDKAMESKRGHLDLFLRFLMGITLESSQNLLQGLITHTEDTTESIRQTTQYIKQVLNSYSISDEASVNLFYCLLELKDRSLYEEIQKYLSSDAHPGRDLSSSMCTVLITVLLMSEKVLDEFNPKRFTSPSNYKRLIPAVRCCRKALFDGCGLDETCCETVSSALQSSDSHLRELDLSRNHLQDTGVKLLYDGLKSSHCQLEILRFSICNLTTPSCESLSSVLQSSNSRLKELDLTNNDLEDSGVKLLSDGLKINCNLEILRLSGCMVTEEGCG from the exons ATGAGTCTGGCCGACAGAATCATCTCACATATTAAGACGTCTCATAGTctctacatcatgtgccacattccTCTTTTCTGCTGGATCACTGCCACAGTACTTCAGGATATTCTTATCAAGAACAGAGAAGAGACCATCAGCACAACActcactgaaatgtacatccacttcctgctgataCAGATGAACATCAAGAGCCAGAAGTATGATGTAAAATCAGAAAGAGAATATACAGAGAACTTAGATTCAAACAGAACAATGATTTTAAAGTTAGCGAAGCTAGCATTTGAACAgctgaagaagaaaaacattgtATTCTGTGAGAAAGATCTTAAAGCATGTGGTATTATTGTGAGTAAAGACACTGAGTTCACAGGAATGATCGCTGAGATCTTTAAAAAGGAAAATGGACTTCATGACAAGAAGGTCTTCTCCTTTGTGCATCTGAGTGTTCAAGAGTTTCTTGCTGCAGTGCATGTGTTCCTCTGTTACCTGAACAAAAACATGCAGGAGCTTCAGTTTTTCTTTGATAAGCCAGAAGAAAAAAGCACATCGCAGGAGCGACAGTTTTTCTTTGATAAGCCAGAAGAAAATAGCACATTGCAGGAGCTACTGCAGAAGGCTGTTGATAAAGCCATGGAGAGTAAGAGAGGTCATCTGGACCTGTTCCTGCGGTTTCTGATGGGCATTACACTGGAATCCAGTCAAAACCTGCTCCAAGGCCTGATCACACACACTGAAGACACCACAGAGAGCATCAGACAAACAACTCAATACATTAAACAAGTGCTAAACAGTTACTCTATCTCAGATGAAGCTTCAGTCAACCTATTCTACTGTTTGCTTGAGCTCAAGGATCGTTCATTATATGAGGAAATACAGAAATACCTCAGTTCAGATGCACATCCCGGAAGAGACCTCTCATCTTCAATGTGCACCGTGCTGATCACAGTACTGCTGATGTCAGAGAAGGTGCTGGATGAGTTCAACCCAAAGAGATTCACATCACCTTCAAACTACAAGAGACTCATTCCAGCTGTGAGATGCTGCAGAAAAGCCCT ATTTGATGGCTGTGGTCTTGATGAGACATGCTGTGAAACTGTATCTTCAGCTCTCCAATCATCAGACTCTcatctgagagagctggacctgagtagaAATCACTTGCAAGATACAGGAGTGAAGCTGCTGTatgatggactgaagagttcacactgtcagctggagatactgag GTTTTCCATATGTAATCTCACTACTCCTTCTTGTGAGAGTTTGTCATCAGTTTTACAATCCTCAAACTCCCGCCTGAAAGAGCTGGATCTGACTAATAATGACCTGGAAGATTCAGgtgtgaagctgctttctgatggactgaagataAACTGTAACCTGGAAATACTGAG